A window of bacterium contains these coding sequences:
- a CDS encoding type VI secretion protein gives MHWRIWVSSSFLRHYDETQILLKSQPQIWAIGADGE, from the coding sequence TTGCATTGGAGGATTTGGGTCTCATCTTCGTTCCTTCGTCACTACGACGAGACCCAAATCCTCCTTAAATCACAACCTCAAATCTGGGCCATAGGTGCTGACGGGGAACA